In Halobaculum rubrum, the following are encoded in one genomic region:
- a CDS encoding fructosamine kinase family protein gives MDERILAVVERWAGCTIDDATLLDGGEVGTVRRLDLADGRRVVVKTGPTDPDVEAGMLRHLREAGGPRMPAVRHAGDGVLVLEHVPNDGDAAVTPAVERDLAERLAALHATTPDADAFGFPFDTLTGPYTQPNPWTDSWPTFFGEHRLAHAATRAHEEGVLPATDRGRIESLVADLPALLGHEPTPSLIHGDVWRGNVLIADGALATLLDPACYYADPEVELAYVEWTGTGGDAFLDRYREVAGIADGYRDREPTYRLYPLLTHLRYFGDEYLDDVRATLSALGY, from the coding sequence GTGGACGAACGGATCCTCGCGGTCGTCGAACGCTGGGCCGGCTGTACCATCGACGACGCGACCCTCCTCGACGGCGGCGAGGTCGGGACGGTCCGCCGCCTCGACCTCGCGGACGGTCGCCGGGTCGTCGTCAAGACCGGCCCGACCGACCCGGACGTCGAGGCGGGGATGCTCCGCCACCTCCGCGAGGCGGGCGGGCCCCGCATGCCCGCGGTCCGTCACGCGGGCGACGGTGTGCTCGTGCTAGAGCACGTCCCGAACGACGGCGATGCGGCCGTCACGCCCGCCGTCGAACGGGACCTCGCCGAGCGGCTCGCGGCCCTCCACGCGACGACGCCCGACGCCGACGCCTTCGGCTTCCCGTTCGACACGCTCACCGGCCCGTACACGCAGCCGAACCCGTGGACCGACTCGTGGCCGACGTTCTTCGGCGAGCATCGACTCGCGCACGCGGCGACACGGGCGCACGAGGAGGGCGTTCTGCCGGCGACGGACCGTGGACGGATCGAATCGCTCGTCGCCGACCTCCCGGCGCTCCTGGGTCACGAGCCGACGCCGTCGCTGATCCACGGCGACGTGTGGCGCGGAAACGTCCTGATCGCCGACGGAGCGCTCGCGACGCTGCTCGACCCCGCCTGCTACTACGCCGATCCGGAGGTCGAGTTGGCCTACGTCGAGTGGACGGGAACCGGCGGCGACGCGTTCCTGGACCGCTACCGCGAGGTCGCCGGGATCGCCGACGGCTACCGGGACCGCGAGCCGACGTACCGACTGTATCCGCTGCTCACGCACCTGCGGTATTTCGGCGACGAGTACCTCGACGACGTGCGGGCGACGCTGTCGGCGCTCGGGTACTGA